In the Mytilus trossulus isolate FHL-02 chromosome 1, PNRI_Mtr1.1.1.hap1, whole genome shotgun sequence genome, one interval contains:
- the LOC134710228 gene encoding NADH dehydrogenase [ubiquinone] 1 alpha subcomplex subunit 12-like, whose translation MSFIRPYTEVFRSFGRIIKQNGGIMSSVKTMFYTDDLKEGTLKGTDKYGNNYYENNKYFIGRNRWIVYNRNQGFCYDSSQIPAEWHGWLHYSTDETPIDNPPVKRKWMVDVHTENLSGTKGCYVPYSTTRPKIDSWQPPQ comes from the exons ATGAGCTTCATACGACCTTATACTGAGGTCTTCAGGAGCTTTGGGCGAATAATTAAACAGAATGGAGGCATTATGAGTTCagttaaaacaatgtttta TACTGATGATCTCAAAGAAGGAACATTAAAAGGCACAGATAAATATGGAAACAACTATTATGAAAACAACAAGTATTTCATAG GTAGAAACCGTTGGATTGTTTATAATAGAAATCAAGGGTTTTGTTATGATTCATCTCAGATTCCTGCAGAGTG gcaTGGATGGCTCCATTATTCAACTGATGAAACCCCTATAGATAATCCTCCAGTAAAAAGGAAATGGATGGTAGATGTGCACACAGAAAACTTATCTGGAACTAAAGGATGCTATGTACCATACAGTACCACAAGGCCAAAAATAGATAGTTGGCAACCTCCACAATAA